In Bacillus cytotoxicus NVH 391-98, the following are encoded in one genomic region:
- a CDS encoding bifunctional folylpolyglutamate synthase/dihydrofolate synthase, translating into MVHTYEEAIGWIHSRLKFGIKPGLERMRWMLGELDNPERHIKCIHLAGTNGKGSTLTYMRYMLEAETYKVGTFTSPYIETFNERISVNGKPISDQEITDLVNIVKPVVEKLDETEFGEATEFEIITVMAMYYFGKVNICDLVLFETGLGGRFDSTNVVYPVLTIITNIGHDHMHILGNTLAEIAYEKAGIIKSGVPVITGVQDGEALQVIQKVANEKNASLYEIGKQFTVVHQRSNEEGEHFDFSCPFASFKDIQISMKGDHQVRNAALALMAVLYLKTYMSFLVEEENIRIGLSETYWIGRFERLRRNPDVIIDGAHNPEGIASLVQTAKAHYSDKNVSILFTALGDKELSHMVGQLEAVADEMIFTTFDFNRAISAQELANYATKETKKVVENWKEAIDQKLLELQENDVFIITGSLYFISEARKYIVEKN; encoded by the coding sequence GTGGTACATACATACGAAGAAGCAATTGGCTGGATTCATAGCCGATTAAAATTTGGGATTAAACCGGGATTAGAAAGAATGCGGTGGATGCTTGGAGAGCTTGACAATCCAGAGCGGCATATAAAATGTATTCATTTAGCAGGTACAAATGGTAAAGGTTCGACTTTAACATATATGCGCTATATGCTAGAGGCAGAGACATATAAAGTAGGAACATTTACATCTCCGTATATTGAAACATTTAATGAACGGATTAGTGTGAATGGAAAGCCAATTTCAGATCAAGAGATTACTGACCTTGTCAATATAGTAAAGCCTGTTGTAGAAAAGTTGGATGAGACAGAGTTTGGAGAAGCAACGGAGTTTGAAATTATTACAGTCATGGCAATGTATTATTTCGGAAAAGTGAACATTTGCGATCTCGTTTTATTTGAAACAGGTCTTGGTGGGCGTTTCGATTCTACTAATGTTGTGTATCCCGTTTTAACAATCATTACAAATATTGGTCATGACCATATGCATATTCTAGGAAATACATTAGCAGAAATCGCATATGAAAAAGCGGGAATTATAAAATCAGGGGTACCGGTAATTACGGGAGTGCAAGATGGAGAAGCACTTCAGGTGATTCAAAAGGTTGCAAATGAAAAGAATGCTAGCCTTTATGAGATAGGAAAACAATTTACAGTCGTGCACCAGCGTTCTAATGAAGAGGGAGAGCACTTTGACTTTTCTTGTCCATTTGCTTCATTTAAAGATATACAAATTTCTATGAAAGGAGATCATCAAGTAAGAAATGCAGCACTTGCGTTAATGGCGGTGTTATATTTGAAAACATACATGTCATTTTTAGTGGAAGAAGAAAATATTCGCATAGGTTTAAGTGAAACGTATTGGATTGGTCGATTCGAAAGATTAAGACGTAATCCAGATGTGATTATAGATGGCGCACATAATCCAGAAGGCATAGCAAGCCTTGTTCAAACGGCAAAAGCGCATTACAGTGACAAGAATGTGAGTATTTTATTTACGGCTCTTGGTGATAAAGAACTAAGTCATATGGTAGGACAATTGGAAGCGGTAGCGGATGAAATGATTTTTACAACTTTTGATTTTAATCGTGCAATCTCTGCTCAAGAATTAGCAAATTATGCAACTAAGGAAACAAAAAAAGTAGTTGAGAATTGGAAAGAGGCAATTGATCAAAAGTTACTAGAGTTGCAAGAAAATGATGTGTTTATCATAACAGGTTCTCTTTATTTCATCTCAGAAGCTCGAAAATATATTGTTGAGAAAAACTAG
- a CDS encoding valine--tRNA ligase: MSNTEKNLPTKYDHKSVEDGRYQWWLEGKYFEATGDEKKQPYTIVIPPPNVTGKLHLGHAWDTTLQDILTRTKRMQGYDVLWLPGMDHAGIATQAKVEAKLREEGISRYDLGREKFLEKAWEWKEEYASHIRQQWGKVGLGLDYSRERFTLDEGLSDAVKKVFVQLYEKGLIYRGEYIINWDPATRTALSDIEVIHKDVQGAFYHMNYPLTDGSGHIRLATTRPETMLGDTAVAVHPEDERYKHLIGKTVTLPIVGREIPIIADDYVDPEFGTGVVKITPAHDPNDFEVGNRHDLPRILVMNEDGTMNEKAGKYNGMDRFECRKALVKDLQEAGVLIEIEPHMHSVGHSERSGAVVEPYLSTQWFVKMGPLAEKAVALQQKEEEKVTFVPERFENTYLRWMENIHDWCISRQLWWGHRIPAWYHKETGEVYVGTEAPADIENWEQDNDVLDTWFSSALWPFSTLGWPNEDAKDFKRYYSTDALVTGYDIIFFWVSRMIFQGLEFTGERPFKDVLIHGLVRDEQGRKMSKSLGNGIDPMDVIDKYGADAMRFFLSTGSAPGQDLRFSMEKVESTWNFINKIWNASRFVLMNMDDMKYEDIDLTGEKSVADKWILTRLNETIESVTRNMDKYEFGEAGRSLYNFIWDDFCDWYIEMAKLPLYGEDEAAKKTTRSVLAYVLDQTMRLLHPFMPFVTEKIWQHLPHEGESITVSAWPTVREDLQDEEAAAEMHLLVDIIRSVRNIRSEVNTPMSKKVQLQIKAKDEAVLAQLTKNSSYIERFCNPSELIIKTDLQAPEKAMTAIVSGAELFLPLADLINLEEEKARLQKEFEKFNKEVERVQKKLANEGFVAKAPAAVIEGERAKEKDYLEKREAVRQRLADLEK; the protein is encoded by the coding sequence ATGTCAAATACGGAAAAGAATTTACCGACTAAATATGATCATAAGTCCGTTGAAGATGGACGTTATCAATGGTGGCTGGAAGGTAAATATTTCGAAGCAACAGGAGATGAGAAGAAACAACCATACACAATTGTAATTCCGCCTCCAAACGTAACAGGTAAATTGCATTTAGGGCATGCTTGGGATACAACGCTTCAAGATATTTTAACACGTACAAAGCGCATGCAAGGTTACGATGTATTATGGCTTCCAGGTATGGACCATGCAGGTATTGCGACACAAGCAAAAGTAGAAGCGAAACTTCGCGAAGAAGGAATTTCACGTTACGATCTTGGACGTGAAAAGTTCCTTGAAAAAGCATGGGAGTGGAAAGAAGAGTATGCTTCTCACATTCGCCAACAATGGGGAAAAGTTGGTTTAGGGCTAGATTATTCTCGTGAACGTTTTACTTTAGATGAAGGTTTATCTGATGCGGTTAAGAAAGTATTCGTTCAATTGTATGAAAAAGGATTAATTTACCGCGGGGAGTATATTATTAACTGGGATCCAGCAACGCGTACTGCACTTTCTGATATTGAAGTAATTCATAAAGATGTTCAAGGTGCATTCTACCATATGAATTATCCGTTAACTGATGGTTCTGGTCACATTCGTCTTGCAACAACTCGACCAGAAACAATGCTTGGTGATACAGCGGTTGCGGTTCACCCAGAAGATGAGCGCTATAAACATTTAATTGGAAAAACAGTTACACTTCCAATCGTAGGTCGCGAAATTCCGATTATTGCGGATGATTATGTAGATCCAGAGTTCGGTACAGGTGTTGTGAAAATTACACCAGCTCACGATCCAAATGACTTTGAAGTAGGTAACCGTCATGATTTACCACGTATTCTTGTAATGAACGAAGACGGTACAATGAATGAAAAAGCTGGTAAATATAACGGTATGGACCGTTTTGAATGTCGCAAAGCGTTAGTGAAAGACTTACAAGAAGCTGGTGTATTAATAGAAATTGAGCCTCATATGCATTCTGTAGGGCACAGTGAGCGAAGTGGAGCAGTTGTTGAACCATACTTATCAACACAATGGTTTGTAAAAATGGGACCACTTGCCGAAAAAGCAGTGGCACTTCAGCAAAAAGAAGAAGAAAAAGTGACATTTGTACCAGAGCGCTTTGAAAACACATATTTACGCTGGATGGAAAATATTCATGATTGGTGTATTTCTCGTCAATTATGGTGGGGACACCGCATTCCAGCTTGGTATCATAAAGAAACTGGTGAAGTATATGTAGGTACAGAGGCGCCAGCAGATATTGAAAACTGGGAGCAAGATAACGACGTACTAGATACATGGTTTAGTTCAGCATTATGGCCATTCTCTACACTTGGTTGGCCAAATGAAGATGCAAAAGACTTCAAACGTTACTATTCAACAGATGCTTTAGTAACCGGTTATGATATTATCTTCTTCTGGGTATCTCGTATGATTTTCCAAGGCTTAGAGTTCACAGGAGAGCGCCCATTTAAAGATGTATTAATTCACGGTTTAGTTCGTGATGAACAAGGTCGTAAAATGAGTAAATCTCTTGGTAATGGTATTGATCCAATGGATGTTATTGATAAGTACGGTGCGGATGCAATGCGCTTCTTCTTATCAACAGGAAGTGCGCCAGGTCAAGACTTACGCTTTAGCATGGAGAAAGTAGAATCTACTTGGAACTTCATTAATAAAATTTGGAATGCATCGCGCTTCGTATTGATGAACATGGATGATATGAAATATGAAGATATCGATTTAACTGGTGAAAAATCCGTTGCAGATAAGTGGATTTTAACTCGTTTAAATGAAACAATTGAAAGTGTAACGCGCAACATGGATAAATATGAGTTTGGTGAAGCTGGCCGTTCATTATACAACTTTATTTGGGATGATTTCTGTGACTGGTACATTGAAATGGCAAAACTTCCGCTATACGGTGAAGATGAAGCGGCGAAGAAAACAACTCGTTCTGTGTTAGCATATGTACTAGATCAAACGATGCGTTTACTACATCCATTCATGCCGTTCGTAACAGAGAAAATTTGGCAGCACTTACCGCATGAAGGCGAATCGATTACGGTATCGGCATGGCCGACAGTTCGTGAAGATTTACAGGATGAAGAAGCAGCAGCAGAAATGCACCTTCTTGTTGATATCATTCGTTCTGTTCGTAATATTCGTTCCGAAGTAAATACGCCAATGAGCAAAAAGGTTCAACTGCAAATTAAAGCGAAGGACGAAGCGGTGCTTGCTCAACTTACAAAAAATAGTTCTTACATTGAGCGTTTCTGTAATCCAAGTGAATTAATCATTAAGACTGATTTACAAGCGCCAGAAAAAGCGATGACCGCTATCGTATCAGGTGCAGAGTTATTCTTACCGTTAGCTGACCTTATTAATCTTGAAGAAGAAAAAGCTCGCTTACAAAAAGAGTTTGAGAAGTTCAATAAAGAGGTAGAACGTGTGCAGAAGAAACTTGCAAATGAAGGTTTTGTAGCGAAAGCTCCTGCGGCAGTGATTGAAGGAGAACGTGCGAAAGAAAAAGATTACTTAGAAAAACGTGAAGCGGTTCGTCAACGCTTAGCAGACCTTGAAAAATAA
- the ysxE gene encoding spore coat protein YsxE, whose translation MDIELRNRYEPIVRRYQLNVEHIEEYGNVMKIYTNQGPYALKKLPNQRLERNHFMHHIQFLKEKGFSNYVPIYHAMDGNYILSDATYSYYLMPWLEKVDGNDEDNGQYHKMFQTLAMLHKKTVREESYTEEALENHYTNISDRWEQDGELLEKFLVQSESKWYMSPFELQYCTYFHHVMRAWDFATKQLTDWYEVMKEKEKTRIALVHGNVSLNHFLFDYERNGYFISLERSQFATPIQDIVGFYTRSLNTYPIARSDRFEWYQEYQKHFPFTKEEQLLMFAYLTYPSPFIRQIRSYVNKKQVRNEQKEFKNVKMLQQSHWLVSNIEYFLSQLQAAQQENGS comes from the coding sequence ATGGATATAGAATTACGCAACCGCTATGAACCAATTGTAAGACGATATCAATTGAATGTAGAGCACATCGAAGAATACGGGAATGTAATGAAGATTTATACGAATCAAGGTCCGTATGCATTAAAAAAATTGCCGAATCAACGGCTAGAGCGCAATCACTTTATGCATCATATTCAATTTTTAAAAGAAAAAGGTTTTTCCAACTATGTTCCCATCTATCACGCGATGGATGGGAATTATATTTTGAGTGACGCAACATATAGTTATTATTTAATGCCTTGGCTTGAGAAAGTGGATGGGAATGACGAGGATAATGGTCAATATCATAAAATGTTTCAAACGTTAGCGATGCTTCATAAAAAAACAGTGCGAGAGGAATCGTATACAGAAGAGGCGTTAGAAAATCATTATACAAATATATCGGATCGCTGGGAACAAGATGGTGAACTATTAGAAAAATTTCTTGTTCAATCAGAATCAAAGTGGTATATGTCACCATTTGAATTGCAGTATTGTACGTATTTTCATCATGTGATGAGAGCGTGGGATTTTGCGACAAAGCAGCTTACCGATTGGTATGAAGTGATGAAAGAAAAAGAAAAAACACGCATTGCTTTAGTGCATGGAAATGTATCACTCAATCATTTTTTATTTGATTATGAAAGGAATGGCTATTTTATTAGTTTAGAAAGATCACAATTTGCGACCCCTATTCAAGATATTGTAGGTTTCTATACACGTTCTTTAAACACCTATCCAATTGCTAGAAGTGACCGTTTTGAATGGTATCAGGAATATCAAAAACATTTTCCATTTACAAAAGAAGAACAACTTCTAATGTTTGCTTATTTAACGTATCCCTCTCCATTTATTCGCCAAATCCGTTCGTATGTAAATAAGAAACAAGTTCGCAATGAGCAAAAAGAGTTTAAAAATGTGAAAATGTTGCAGCAATCTCATTGGCTTGTAAGTAATATTGAGTATTTTCTTTCTCAACTACAAGCTGCGCAGCAGGAAAACGGATCATAG
- the spoVID gene encoding stage VI sporulation protein D, with translation MTYSLRGGKGVATDHSLRFSLKESVWFQKGQEVEELLSISLDPDVEIEELEHEVIVRGQLDLTGEYIAKKEESEFSTSELSPAKSIDYVEEREDGIHELVHSFPLEISIPRNRVKVIEELYVSIEEFDYELKENGCLQLLADISIYGLNDAGRELDDEEELESEHTNGKREEGIEAVEEEKELEEPEETAEIILQSESNGWQDYAFEPFQLEERKEQELIEEEELEEHDVEDRDKEEMMPQVELFGRTGFKEKETKKETEEQEEPVYSQRDENALYLTKLFTKEAEEEFTKVRMYFVQEGDTIESVAERYETSVQHLHRINRTDDIYLTAGQVIYIPVPKAKSK, from the coding sequence ATGACATACAGTTTGAGAGGGGGAAAAGGAGTGGCAACAGATCATTCATTACGTTTTTCACTAAAAGAATCGGTTTGGTTCCAAAAAGGACAGGAAGTCGAAGAACTTTTGTCAATTTCGTTAGATCCAGACGTTGAGATAGAAGAGCTTGAACATGAAGTGATTGTGCGAGGGCAGTTAGATTTAACTGGGGAATATATTGCGAAGAAAGAGGAGTCTGAGTTTTCAACGAGTGAATTATCCCCAGCGAAATCAATTGATTATGTGGAAGAGAGAGAAGATGGTATTCATGAACTTGTTCATTCGTTCCCACTAGAAATTTCCATTCCAAGAAATCGGGTAAAGGTAATTGAAGAATTGTATGTTTCTATCGAGGAATTTGATTATGAGTTAAAAGAAAATGGATGCTTACAATTATTAGCTGACATTTCTATATATGGATTAAATGATGCTGGGCGTGAGTTGGATGATGAGGAAGAGCTAGAAAGTGAGCATACCAACGGTAAAAGAGAAGAAGGGATAGAAGCAGTTGAAGAGGAAAAAGAGCTGGAAGAGCCGGAAGAAACAGCAGAAATCATTCTTCAATCAGAATCAAACGGATGGCAAGATTATGCCTTTGAACCGTTTCAATTAGAAGAACGGAAAGAACAAGAGTTAATAGAGGAAGAAGAATTAGAAGAACATGATGTAGAAGATCGAGATAAAGAGGAAATGATGCCACAAGTTGAATTGTTTGGACGAACAGGTTTTAAAGAAAAAGAAACGAAGAAAGAAACAGAAGAACAAGAAGAACCTGTATACTCTCAAAGAGATGAAAATGCCTTATATTTAACAAAATTGTTTACAAAAGAAGCAGAAGAAGAATTTACAAAGGTGAGAATGTACTTTGTACAAGAGGGAGATACAATCGAGTCGGTAGCAGAGCGTTATGAGACATCTGTACAACATTTACATCGTATAAACCGAACGGATGACATTTATTTAACAGCAGGTCAAGTCATTTATATACCTGTTCCAAAAGCGAAGTCAAAATGA
- the hemL gene encoding glutamate-1-semialdehyde 2,1-aminomutase — MKKLDKSIKAFEEAQDLMPGGVNSPVRAFKSVGMNPLFMEQGKGSKVYDIDGNEYIDYVLSWGPLIHGHANERVVESLKAVAEKGTSFGAPTEIENKLAQLVIERVPSIEIVRMVNSGTEATMSALRLARGYTGRNKILKFIGCYHGHGDSLLIKAGSGVATLGLPDSPGVPEGVAQNTITVAYNDLESVKYAFEQFGDDIACVIVEPVAGNMGVVPPIPGFLEGLREVTQQYGALLIFDEVMTGFRVAYNCGQGYYGVTPDLTCLGKVIGGGLPVGAYGGKAEIMRQVAPSGPIYQAGTLSGNPLAMTAGYETLIQLTPECYKEFERKAEMLENGLRQAAEKHGIPHHINRAGSMIGIFFTNERVINYDAAKTSNLEFFAAYYREMIEQGVFLPPSQFEGLFLSTAHSDADIEATIAAAEIAMAKLKA, encoded by the coding sequence ATGAAAAAGCTTGATAAATCGATTAAAGCGTTTGAAGAAGCACAAGATTTAATGCCTGGTGGTGTAAATAGTCCAGTTCGTGCATTTAAATCGGTTGGGATGAATCCATTATTTATGGAGCAAGGAAAAGGTTCTAAAGTATATGATATTGATGGAAATGAGTACATTGACTACGTATTATCATGGGGACCGCTTATTCATGGACATGCCAATGAGCGTGTTGTAGAGTCGTTAAAAGCTGTTGCTGAAAAAGGAACAAGCTTTGGAGCGCCAACAGAAATTGAAAATAAGTTAGCTCAGCTTGTGATTGAGCGCGTGCCATCTATTGAAATTGTGCGCATGGTAAACTCTGGAACAGAGGCAACGATGAGTGCACTTCGTTTAGCACGTGGCTATACAGGACGTAATAAAATTTTGAAATTTATCGGTTGTTACCACGGTCATGGTGATTCTCTATTAATTAAAGCTGGCTCTGGCGTTGCAACACTTGGTTTACCGGATAGCCCTGGTGTACCAGAAGGTGTAGCCCAAAATACAATTACAGTAGCTTATAATGATTTAGAAAGTGTAAAATATGCTTTTGAACAATTTGGAGATGATATTGCTTGTGTAATTGTTGAACCTGTAGCAGGAAATATGGGAGTTGTACCACCTATACCAGGATTTTTAGAAGGACTTCGTGAAGTAACTCAGCAATATGGGGCGCTGCTTATCTTTGATGAGGTAATGACTGGATTCCGCGTTGCATATAACTGTGGACAAGGATATTACGGTGTAACGCCTGATTTAACTTGCTTAGGAAAAGTAATCGGTGGCGGTCTACCGGTAGGAGCATACGGTGGTAAAGCAGAAATTATGCGTCAAGTTGCGCCTAGTGGACCGATTTATCAAGCGGGTACGTTATCTGGTAACCCACTTGCCATGACAGCAGGATATGAAACATTAATACAGCTAACACCAGAATGTTATAAAGAGTTTGAACGTAAAGCGGAAATGTTAGAAAATGGTTTGCGCCAAGCTGCTGAAAAACATGGAATACCGCACCATATTAACCGAGCAGGTTCAATGATTGGTATTTTCTTTACGAATGAACGAGTGATTAACTATGATGCAGCAAAAACATCGAATTTAGAGTTTTTTGCGGCTTATTATCGTGAAATGATAGAACAAGGGGTGTTTTTACCACCATCTCAATTTGAAGGATTATTCTTATCAACAGCACATAGTGATGCTGATATTGAAGCGACAATTGCTGCGGCAGAAATTGCAATGGCGAAATTAAAAGCATAA
- the hemB gene encoding porphobilinogen synthase, with amino-acid sequence MNSLQFNRHRRLRQSGNMRALVRETFLHTEDFIYPIFVLEGENIRNEVPSMPGVYQVSLDLLQAEMQEVVDLGIRSVIVFGVPAEKDEIGSSAFCEHGIVQRAIQQMKEQFPELVVIADTCLCQYTSHGHCGVIEDGIILNDQSLEILAKTAVSQAKAGADIIAPSNMMDGFVTAIRHALDENGFSHVPVMSYAVKYASAFYGPFRDAAHGAPQFGDRKTYQMDPANRMEAFREAESDVMEGADFLIVKPALSYLDIVRDVKNNFNLPIVAYNVSGEYSMIKAAAQNGWINEKEIVLEKLLSMKRAGADLIITYHAKDAARWLREGGAQ; translated from the coding sequence ATGAACTCTTTACAATTTAATCGTCATCGTCGTTTAAGACAAAGTGGAAATATGCGTGCACTTGTACGTGAAACATTTTTACATACGGAAGACTTTATTTACCCAATTTTCGTACTTGAAGGTGAAAATATTCGTAATGAAGTTCCTTCTATGCCAGGCGTATATCAAGTTTCTTTAGATTTATTGCAAGCTGAAATGCAAGAAGTGGTTGATTTAGGCATTCGTTCTGTTATCGTATTTGGCGTACCTGCTGAGAAGGACGAGATTGGATCTTCTGCATTTTGTGAACACGGCATTGTACAACGTGCGATTCAACAAATGAAAGAGCAATTTCCAGAGTTAGTAGTCATTGCGGATACATGCTTATGTCAATATACAAGCCATGGTCATTGCGGTGTAATTGAAGACGGTATTATTTTAAATGATCAATCGTTAGAAATTCTTGCAAAAACAGCTGTAAGTCAAGCGAAAGCAGGAGCAGATATTATTGCTCCCTCTAACATGATGGACGGATTTGTAACGGCTATTCGTCATGCTTTAGATGAAAATGGTTTTTCACATGTGCCGGTTATGTCTTATGCAGTGAAATATGCATCTGCATTTTATGGGCCATTCCGTGATGCAGCGCATGGTGCACCGCAATTTGGAGATCGCAAAACATATCAAATGGATCCAGCAAATCGAATGGAAGCATTCCGAGAAGCTGAATCAGATGTAATGGAAGGAGCAGATTTCTTAATTGTAAAACCAGCTCTTTCTTATTTAGACATTGTTCGCGATGTGAAAAATAACTTTAATTTACCGATTGTTGCATATAATGTGAGCGGAGAATATTCGATGATTAAAGCAGCTGCTCAAAATGGCTGGATTAATGAAAAAGAGATTGTCCTTGAAAAATTATTAAGTATGAAACGTGCGGGAGCAGATTTAATTATTACGTATCATGCAAAAGATGCCGCAAGATGGTTACGAGAAGGGGGCGCACAATAA
- the hemD gene encoding uroporphyrinogen-III synthase — MNALIGKKVLVTRARHQAGQMSAAVRKESGIPMEIPLLRMDGVSQEKLQSVAKQLHVYDWIIFTSKNGVRFFLEAIHQKLPPAVKIAAVGIKTAQELEARGYQVHFVPTAFVAETFAMEFVQTLNGTERILFPKGNLARDVISVKLREAHILVEELVVYETKLNDEKKEDLIAALQSNQIDVITFTSPSTVDSFVKLLEGTNWREWIKKCTIACIGPITEKEARKYFKNVLVPEEYTIESLIQCISKFYVNA; from the coding sequence ATGAATGCCCTTATTGGAAAAAAAGTACTCGTTACACGTGCCCGGCATCAAGCTGGGCAAATGAGCGCAGCAGTAAGAAAAGAGAGCGGAATTCCAATGGAAATTCCGCTTTTGCGTATGGATGGGGTATCTCAAGAAAAGCTTCAAAGTGTAGCCAAACAGTTGCATGTATACGATTGGATAATTTTTACGAGCAAAAATGGGGTAAGGTTCTTTTTGGAGGCAATCCATCAGAAACTTCCGCCTGCTGTAAAAATTGCTGCAGTCGGTATAAAAACAGCTCAAGAACTAGAAGCAAGAGGATATCAAGTTCATTTTGTTCCAACAGCGTTTGTTGCTGAAACGTTTGCGATGGAATTTGTGCAAACATTAAATGGGACAGAGCGTATTTTATTTCCAAAAGGGAATTTAGCAAGAGATGTAATTTCAGTGAAGCTTCGTGAAGCTCATATACTTGTAGAAGAGTTGGTTGTCTATGAGACGAAACTAAATGATGAGAAAAAAGAAGACCTAATCGCAGCTTTACAATCGAATCAAATTGATGTGATTACATTTACAAGCCCTTCTACAGTTGACAGCTTTGTAAAGTTACTTGAGGGTACAAACTGGAGAGAATGGATAAAAAAATGTACAATTGCTTGTATAGGACCAATAACAGAAAAAGAGGCAAGAAAGTATTTTAAAAATGTGCTTGTTCCTGAAGAATATACGATAGAATCATTGATACAATGCATTTCCAAATTTTATGTGAATGCATAA
- the hemC gene encoding hydroxymethylbilane synthase: MRKIIVGSRKSKLALTQTNWFIDQLQALGLPYEFEVKEIVTKGDVILDVTLSKVGGKGLFVKEIEHALLTKEIDMAVHSMKDMPAVLPAGLTIGCIPKRVDPRDAFISKNGKSFKELAKGATLGTSSLRRSAQLLAARPDLQVKWIRGNIDTRLRKLQEENYDAIILATAGLKRMGWDNDVITEHLDESLCVPAVGQGALAIECREDDKDLLQLLAHMNDAATERTVAAERVFLHKLEGGCQVPIAGYATLQENGKIKLHALVGSTDGSVLLKETVVGTNPETVGLEAAERLIHQGAKELISAANKEQQ; encoded by the coding sequence ATGCGCAAAATTATTGTAGGTTCAAGAAAGAGTAAGCTGGCATTAACGCAAACGAATTGGTTTATTGATCAATTACAAGCGCTTGGCTTACCGTATGAATTTGAAGTAAAGGAAATTGTTACAAAAGGGGATGTCATTTTAGACGTTACGCTTTCTAAAGTAGGCGGTAAAGGGTTGTTTGTAAAAGAGATTGAGCATGCTCTTCTTACAAAAGAAATCGATATGGCTGTACACAGTATGAAAGATATGCCTGCTGTGCTCCCAGCTGGTTTAACAATTGGGTGTATACCAAAGCGTGTGGATCCGCGTGATGCATTTATTTCAAAGAATGGGAAATCGTTTAAGGAGTTAGCAAAGGGTGCAACTCTTGGTACGAGCAGTTTAAGACGTAGCGCACAATTATTAGCTGCTAGACCTGACTTACAAGTGAAATGGATTCGTGGAAATATCGATACGAGATTACGTAAATTACAAGAAGAAAACTATGATGCAATTATTTTAGCAACAGCTGGACTAAAGCGGATGGGTTGGGATAATGATGTAATTACAGAACATCTGGACGAATCTTTATGTGTACCAGCTGTAGGACAAGGTGCTTTAGCTATTGAATGTCGTGAAGATGATAAGGACTTATTACAGTTATTAGCACATATGAACGATGCAGCAACAGAACGAACAGTAGCGGCAGAAAGAGTGTTTCTTCATAAGCTTGAAGGAGGATGTCAAGTACCTATTGCAGGATATGCAACCCTTCAAGAAAATGGAAAAATTAAATTACATGCACTTGTTGGATCAACGGATGGCTCTGTCTTATTAAAAGAAACAGTAGTAGGTACAAATCCCGAGACAGTAGGGTTAGAGGCGGCAGAGCGCTTGATTCATCAAGGTGCAAAAGAGCTCATTTCAGCTGCAAATAAGGAGCAACAATAA
- a CDS encoding cytochrome c biogenesis protein, producing MSFLNNSIIYHITIILYACSISLYFIDYFQSNRKANRFAFWLLSIVWVLQSVFMLLRATESETNPILTLLSGIYFYVWLLITMSLIINRFMRIDFLVFFTNVVAFGVSALSIFTPLGKMAPVLAEQLVSELVYVHVGMAIISYATFTVSFIFSIMYLLQYRLLKQKKWNARLRRLGNLPKLESMSYGLNLFSVPFFLLAILLGCIWGYTKLDNFHWYDTKVIGSFVVLFMYCAGLYLRGADALHGKKIIQWNIGAFLVMLVNIFLLSSLSNFHFWYL from the coding sequence ATGAGCTTTTTAAATAATAGTATTATTTATCATATCACAATTATTTTATATGCTTGTAGCATTAGTTTATATTTTATAGATTATTTTCAAAGTAACCGAAAGGCGAATCGCTTTGCTTTTTGGTTACTTTCCATTGTATGGGTGTTGCAGTCTGTTTTTATGTTGCTAAGAGCTACAGAGTCAGAAACGAATCCGATTCTAACCTTGCTATCTGGGATTTATTTTTATGTATGGCTATTGATTACAATGTCATTAATAATCAATCGGTTTATGCGAATTGACTTCTTAGTTTTTTTTACAAATGTTGTTGCTTTTGGCGTAAGTGCGTTGTCTATTTTTACGCCACTTGGAAAGATGGCGCCTGTACTTGCTGAGCAATTAGTCTCAGAGCTTGTTTATGTGCATGTAGGTATGGCGATTATTTCCTATGCAACATTTACCGTTTCATTCATTTTTTCTATTATGTATTTACTTCAGTACCGGCTTTTAAAACAGAAAAAATGGAATGCTAGATTAAGAAGATTAGGGAATTTACCAAAACTTGAGTCAATGTCTTATGGATTAAATTTGTTTTCTGTACCATTTTTCTTATTGGCGATTTTACTCGGATGTATATGGGGATATACGAAGTTAGATAATTTTCATTGGTATGACACGAAAGTAATCGGGTCTTTTGTTGTTTTATTTATGTATTGTGCAGGTTTATATTTACGAGGAGCAGATGCATTGCACGGAAAAAAGATTATCCAATGGAATATTGGTGCATTTCTAGTTATGCTAGTTAATATTTTCCTATTGAGCAGTTTATCCAACTTCCATTTTTGGTATTTATAA